Proteins from one Candidatus Melainabacteria bacterium genomic window:
- a CDS encoding aspartate 1-decarboxylase yields MLRTFLKSKIHRATVTKSNLNYIGSLTIDSYLMELANIKEYEQIQVLNITNGERLITYAISGSKNSGTICVNGAASHKIKTEDIVIIVSYAQLNEEEVKNFKPKIIHVDKNNIPDEVVVLL; encoded by the coding sequence ATGCTTAGAACATTCTTAAAAAGTAAAATCCACCGTGCAACAGTTACTAAGTCTAATCTTAATTACATTGGTAGCTTAACTATTGATTCATACTTAATGGAACTGGCAAACATAAAAGAATATGAACAAATTCAAGTTCTAAACATTACAAATGGAGAAAGGCTCATAACATATGCAATATCTGGTTCTAAGAACTCTGGCACTATTTGTGTAAACGGTGCAGCAAGTCATAAAATAAAAACTGAAGATATTGTAATAATTGTTAGCTATGCACAACTTAATGAAGAAGAAGTAAAAAACTTTAAGCCAAAGATCATCCATGTAGATAAAAATAATATCCCTGATGAAGTTGTAGTCTTGTTATAA
- a CDS encoding 4-hydroxy-tetrahydrodipicolinate reductase, producing MPKDIKVLVCGAAGKMGQAVVRAVSAEADLKLVGGVDRSGNPNLGKDIGLLCGIDETGVKLTGDLKETLVKSNPNVMVDFTMPEIVIVNAQVALKAGVRVVIGTTGMTKDDVNELSKIAKQNAIGAIVAPNFAVGAVLMMKFAKEASKYFANAEIIEYHHDKKLDAPSGTSIKSAELMAENRKLFGSRAMRPHGSTSKETIKGARGAVGEGNIHIHSVRLPGVIANQEIIMGMTGQTLTIRHDTYDRTAFMPGVLMAIKKVMGLDHLVYGLENIIY from the coding sequence ATGCCAAAAGATATAAAAGTATTAGTTTGTGGTGCAGCTGGAAAGATGGGACAAGCTGTTGTAAGAGCAGTATCTGCAGAAGCAGATTTAAAACTAGTTGGTGGTGTTGATAGATCAGGCAATCCAAATTTAGGAAAAGATATTGGCTTACTATGTGGAATAGATGAGACTGGTGTAAAACTTACCGGTGATTTAAAAGAAACACTTGTTAAATCTAATCCTAATGTAATGGTAGATTTTACAATGCCTGAAATTGTAATTGTAAATGCTCAAGTTGCCTTAAAAGCTGGTGTTCGTGTTGTTATTGGAACTACTGGAATGACAAAAGATGATGTTAACGAGCTCTCAAAAATTGCAAAACAAAATGCTATTGGTGCAATTGTTGCACCAAACTTTGCAGTAGGTGCAGTACTTATGATGAAATTTGCAAAGGAAGCCAGTAAATATTTTGCCAATGCAGAAATTATTGAGTACCATCACGATAAGAAGTTAGATGCACCAAGTGGTACTTCTATAAAGTCAGCTGAACTTATGGCTGAAAACAGAAAATTATTTGGAAGTAGAGCCATGCGGCCGCATGGCTCTACTAGCAAAGAAACTATAAAAGGAGCAAGAGGAGCTGTAGGAGAAGGAAATATTCATATACACAGTGTCCGTTTGCCAGGAGTAATTGCAAATCAAGAAATTATTATGGGCATGACTGGACAAACACTTACAATAAGACATGATACTTACGACCGTACTGCATTTATGCCTGGAGTTTTAATGGCCATTAAAAAAGTTATGGGATTAGATCATTTAGTTTACGGGCTAGAAAATATTATTTACTAG